GGGGCTGGCCATTTCCGAACAGATCACGCGCCAGTTCGGCGGCGTGCTGCGCGCCGAAAACGCCCCGGGCGGCGGCGCCATCTTCACCATCGAACTACAGATTGCAACGCAGGAGGAAAAACATGTTTGACGGCTTGAAGGTCTTGCTGGTCGAAGACGACCCCACCGTACGCGAAGGCAGCGAGCAGGCATTGCAACTGGCCGGCCTGGACGTGCTGGCCTTCCACTCGGCCGAACTGGCCTATAAACTGCTGACGCCCGATTTCCCCGGCATCGTCGTGAGCGACGTGCGCCTGCCCGGCATGAGCGGCCTGGAATTGCTGCAAGCGGTCAAGACGCTCGACGCCAACCTGCCCGTGATCCTCGTCACGGGCCACGGCGACATCACCATGGCCGTGCACGCCATGCGCACGGGCGCCTACGATTTCATCGAAAAACCGTATTCGTCCGACCAGCTGGTCGACGTCATCCTGCGCGCGCTGGAAACCCGGCGCCTGACCCTGGAAGTGCACAGCCTGCGCCGCCAGCTCGAGGACGGCGGCGGCATCGAAGCACGTTTATTGGGCAATTCCGTGGCGATGCGCGACATACGACGCCTGATACTCGACGTTGCAGACGAACCGGCCGACGTGCTGATCTATGGCGATACGGGCACGGGCAAGGAAATGGTGGCACGCTGCCTGCACGACTTCAGCCACCGCCGCAAGCACAACTTCGTCGCCGTCAACTGCGGTGCGATTCCTGAAAGCATATTCGAAAGCGAAGTCTTCGGCCACGAACCGGGCGCATTTACGGGCGCGGCCAAGCGGCAGGTGGGCAAGATCGAGCACGCGGACCAGGGCACGTTCTTCCTCGATGAAATCGAAAGCCTGCCCCTGTCCCTGCAAGTGA
This window of the Janthinobacterium agaricidamnosum genome carries:
- a CDS encoding sigma-54-dependent transcriptional regulator, encoding MFDGLKVLLVEDDPTVREGSEQALQLAGLDVLAFHSAELAYKLLTPDFPGIVVSDVRLPGMSGLELLQAVKTLDANLPVILVTGHGDITMAVHAMRTGAYDFIEKPYSSDQLVDVILRALETRRLTLEVHSLRRQLEDGGGIEARLLGNSVAMRDIRRLILDVADEPADVLIYGDTGTGKEMVARCLHDFSHRRKHNFVAVNCGAIPESIFESEVFGHEPGAFTGAAKRQVGKIEHADQGTFFLDEIESLPLSLQVKLLRVLQERYIERLGSNVPTPVDVRVIAAAKLDLEDLSQQQKFRSDLYYRLNLIVLHLPPLRERREDIPILFEHFVLAAAARYNRAAPVVSSAQMRNLMAHSWPGNVRELRNIADRFVLGIAGGASSLLASAQPSPLSLAEQVNGFERALIEQELRAYAGNVSEVSTVLGLPKQTLYHKMQKYNLVAEEFR